In Terriglobales bacterium, a genomic segment contains:
- a CDS encoding carboxypeptidase regulatory-like domain-containing protein, producing the protein MNKRVFIILAAGFLLAASLLAAAQGESATISGKITDPQGNPVVGATVAFQGANTGASFSVKTDKKGEFLRVGVKEDVYRVTVTKDGQQIGGQASYPVSYSSNPTPLTITTGPPSGASAASAPLTLPVSPVPLTPVQQKALDELNKLAASTPKKDDKGVKDKLAAAQAAQAAGNFDQAATMLAEVTTAFPLNDQAWALTGYGLAMTGKWDEAVAALEKAVALRPGAAGYHQLLGKAYSKTGKIDEAVAEMNSAALADPSKAGTYYYYAGLLFSDHKQPQQAVAAFDKAIAASPSFADPYYYKGVNLIAQAKTENGKLVAPAGTAEAFKKYLELDPNGRYAASAKAQLGRVGG; encoded by the coding sequence ATGAACAAGCGCGTCTTCATCATCCTGGCAGCCGGTTTCCTGCTCGCCGCCAGCCTTCTGGCCGCGGCGCAGGGCGAGAGCGCCACCATTTCGGGCAAGATCACCGACCCGCAGGGCAATCCCGTGGTGGGCGCCACCGTCGCCTTCCAGGGCGCCAACACCGGCGCCAGCTTTTCCGTCAAGACCGACAAGAAAGGCGAGTTCCTGCGCGTGGGGGTGAAGGAAGACGTGTACCGCGTCACCGTCACCAAGGACGGCCAGCAGATCGGTGGCCAAGCCAGCTACCCCGTTTCCTACAGCAGCAATCCCACGCCGCTCACTATCACCACCGGCCCGCCCAGCGGAGCCTCTGCGGCTTCCGCTCCCCTCACGCTGCCGGTGAGTCCGGTGCCCCTGACTCCGGTGCAGCAGAAGGCCCTGGATGAGCTCAACAAGCTGGCAGCCAGCACTCCCAAGAAGGACGACAAGGGCGTGAAGGACAAGCTGGCAGCGGCGCAGGCTGCCCAGGCGGCCGGCAACTTCGACCAGGCGGCTACGATGCTCGCCGAGGTCACCACCGCGTTTCCGCTCAACGACCAGGCTTGGGCCCTGACCGGCTATGGACTCGCCATGACGGGGAAGTGGGATGAGGCGGTCGCGGCCCTGGAAAAGGCGGTAGCCCTGCGACCGGGCGCTGCCGGCTACCACCAGCTCCTGGGCAAGGCCTACTCCAAGACCGGCAAGATTGACGAGGCGGTCGCTGAGATGAACTCCGCCGCACTCGCCGATCCCAGCAAGGCCGGCACGTACTACTATTACGCCGGCCTCCTGTTCTCCGATCACAAGCAGCCGCAACAGGCGGTGGCCGCCTTCGACAAGGCCATTGCTGCCAGCCCCAGCTTTGCCGACCCGTATTACTACAAGGGCGTGAACCTGATCGCGCAGGCCAAGACGGAGAACGGCAAGCTGGTGGCCCCGGCGGGCACGGCGGAGGCCTTCAAGAAGTACCTGGAATTGGATCCCAACGGCAGGTACGCGGCTTCGGCCAAAGCGCAGCTGGGCCGGGTGGGCGGGTAG
- a CDS encoding cytochrome c3 family protein: MAQIFHRSTNTISRFSIFGVIFVVAAVAASIGEIQHSLYVTGAMEARQQPVPFSHQHHVAGLGLDCRYCHTSVETSSYAGLPPTKTCMNCHAQIWTNAAMLEPVRASFRSGQSLHWIRVNDLPDFVYFDHSIHLHKGIGCDSCHGPVDRMPLMYQAKSLQMDFCLDCHRAPQKYIRPRDQVFNMEYQLPSSEHPVTVSGQSYTDQATLGEALLRQYQVRSVRDITSCSTCHR; encoded by the coding sequence ATGGCCCAGATCTTCCATCGCAGCACCAACACCATCTCGCGCTTTTCCATCTTTGGCGTGATCTTCGTGGTGGCGGCGGTGGCGGCCTCCATCGGCGAGATCCAGCACTCCCTCTACGTGACCGGGGCGATGGAAGCGCGGCAGCAGCCTGTCCCCTTCAGCCACCAGCACCACGTGGCCGGGCTGGGCCTGGACTGCCGCTACTGCCACACCTCGGTGGAGACTTCCAGCTACGCCGGCCTGCCGCCCACCAAGACCTGCATGAACTGCCACGCCCAGATCTGGACCAACGCGGCCATGCTGGAGCCGGTGCGGGCCAGCTTCCGCAGTGGCCAGTCGCTGCACTGGATCCGGGTGAACGATCTGCCCGACTTCGTCTATTTCGATCACAGCATCCACCTCCACAAGGGCATCGGCTGCGACTCCTGCCACGGCCCGGTGGACCGCATGCCGCTGATGTACCAGGCCAAGTCGCTGCAGATGGATTTCTGCCTGGATTGCCACCGCGCCCCGCAGAAGTACATCCGGCCGCGCGACCAGGTCTTCAACATGGAGTACCAGCTCCCCAGCAGCGAGCATCCGGTGACCGTCTCGGGGCAGAGTTACACCGACCAGGCAACGCTGGGGGAGGCGCTGCTGCGGCAGTACCAGGTGCGCAGCGTGCGCGACATCACCAGTTGTTCCACCTGCCATCGCTAG